A stretch of Streptomyces vietnamensis DNA encodes these proteins:
- a CDS encoding helix-turn-helix transcriptional regulator, producing MSDTTSDTTTRDLVQTGSIHRTSRSGGPTRASVAVYAADPVLRVGVVQQLRQRPEVELVDDADAERAQVSLVVVDGIDDDVAALLNRLRYNSATRTGLVIGTLGAGGLQRVIECGVPVVLRRAEADQDQLVRLVLAAANGEGVLPGDLLGELLSHVGNLRRSALDPGALSLSALTTREADMLRLVSEGLDTAEIARKTSYSERTVKNVLHEIITRLQLRNRAHAVGYALRNGLI from the coding sequence ATGTCCGACACCACGTCCGACACCACGACACGTGATCTCGTCCAGACCGGCTCGATCCACCGCACCTCTCGCTCCGGTGGCCCGACCCGGGCGAGCGTGGCCGTCTACGCCGCCGACCCCGTGCTGCGGGTCGGTGTCGTCCAGCAACTGCGCCAGCGCCCCGAGGTCGAACTGGTGGACGACGCCGACGCGGAGCGGGCCCAGGTCTCGCTGGTGGTCGTGGACGGCATCGACGACGACGTGGCCGCCCTGCTGAACCGGCTGCGGTACAACAGCGCCACCCGCACCGGCCTGGTGATAGGCACCCTCGGGGCCGGCGGGCTGCAACGCGTCATCGAGTGCGGTGTGCCGGTGGTGCTGCGCCGAGCCGAGGCCGATCAGGACCAGCTCGTGCGGCTGGTCCTGGCGGCGGCCAACGGTGAGGGGGTGCTGCCCGGCGATCTGCTCGGCGAGCTGCTCAGCCACGTCGGCAATCTCCGGCGCTCGGCGCTCGACCCCGGGGCCCTGTCCCTGTCCGCGCTCACCACGCGCGAGGCGGACATGCTGCGCCTGGTGTCGGAGGGCCTGGACACCGCGGAGATCGCCCGCAAGACCTCGTACTCCGAGAGGACCGTCAAGAACGTCCTGCACGAGATCATCACGCGGCTGCAACTGCGCAACCGGGCCCACGCGGTGGGCTACGCGCTGCGCAACGGGCTGATCTGA
- a CDS encoding S8 family serine peptidase: MLTQMKRFSRPRLSRPLGALAGVLALCALAAAPPPSAAGKEPGNPARRAYVVVLADDAGDPAAAAARLNRRYGAGAAATAVYRHALRGYAARLTRDEAARLRTDPAVRTVSPTRTYRTAPPAHRRAVDCRVATGPGQCLPEWADRIDAERSSARSGDGRGVVTGVNVAILDSGIEGGHPDLDVRGGADCLSGSPVVPGASMVVGDPHGTEAAGVVAAKDNGTGIVGVAPGAPLWAVKVFPDDASGTSDDTVLLCGLDWIVSTRTDQDPGNDIHVVNMSLTTTEDGRADTDDGACGAVDGDTVHMAVCAAARAGITLVAAAGNDNVDLARHAPAAYQEVLTATAMTDFDGRPGARANPDCYGADYGFFGEQDDQATLEFSNFVRKREDRLHTVSAPGVCVLTTSSEAAGSYAAVDGTSFAAPAAAGTAVLCLAYGPCDAATPLENVRILTDDARRYQRAHPAYGFEGDDRSPFPGRGYGPLIHAGSY, from the coding sequence GTGCTGACACAGATGAAGCGGTTCTCCCGACCGCGGCTGTCTCGCCCGCTGGGCGCGCTGGCCGGCGTGCTCGCGCTGTGTGCCCTGGCCGCGGCCCCGCCACCGTCGGCGGCGGGGAAGGAGCCCGGGAACCCGGCGCGCAGAGCGTACGTGGTGGTGCTCGCGGACGATGCGGGCGATCCCGCGGCGGCAGCGGCGCGGCTGAACCGGCGGTACGGGGCCGGCGCGGCGGCGACGGCGGTGTACCGGCACGCGCTGCGCGGTTACGCGGCCCGGCTGACGCGGGACGAGGCAGCCCGACTGCGCACCGACCCGGCCGTACGGACCGTCAGCCCCACACGCACCTACCGGACCGCGCCGCCCGCGCACCGCCGCGCGGTCGACTGCCGTGTGGCGACCGGGCCGGGACAGTGCCTGCCCGAGTGGGCGGACCGGATCGACGCCGAGCGGTCCTCGGCGAGGTCGGGCGACGGCCGGGGGGTGGTCACGGGTGTGAACGTGGCGATTTTGGACAGTGGCATCGAGGGCGGCCATCCCGATCTCGACGTACGAGGGGGCGCCGACTGCCTGAGCGGCAGCCCGGTCGTGCCCGGCGCCAGCATGGTCGTGGGCGACCCGCACGGCACCGAGGCTGCCGGGGTCGTCGCCGCGAAGGACAACGGCACCGGCATCGTGGGCGTGGCGCCGGGGGCGCCGCTGTGGGCGGTGAAGGTGTTCCCCGATGACGCGAGCGGGACCTCCGACGACACCGTGCTGCTGTGCGGCCTGGACTGGATCGTGTCGACGCGTACGGACCAGGATCCCGGCAACGACATCCACGTCGTCAACATGAGTCTGACGACGACCGAGGACGGCCGTGCGGACACGGACGACGGCGCGTGCGGCGCCGTGGACGGCGACACGGTCCACATGGCCGTGTGCGCCGCCGCACGTGCGGGCATCACCCTGGTCGCCGCGGCCGGCAACGACAACGTCGACCTCGCGCGGCACGCACCCGCCGCGTACCAGGAGGTCCTGACCGCGACGGCGATGACCGACTTCGACGGCCGTCCCGGCGCGCGTGCGAACCCGGACTGTTACGGCGCCGACTACGGCTTCTTCGGGGAGCAGGACGATCAGGCCACCTTGGAGTTCAGCAACTTCGTCCGCAAACGCGAGGACCGGCTGCACACGGTCTCCGCGCCCGGCGTCTGCGTGCTGACCACCAGCTCGGAGGCAGCCGGGTCGTACGCGGCGGTGGACGGCACCAGTTTCGCCGCCCCGGCGGCCGCCGGAACCGCCGTCCTGTGCCTGGCGTACGGGCCGTGCGACGCGGCCACGCCGCTGGAGAACGTCCGGATCCTCACCGACGACGCCCGCCGCTATCAGCGCGCGCACCCGGCCTACGGCTTCGAGGGCGACGACCGCAGCCCGTTCCCCGGGCGCGGCTACGGCCCCCTCATCCACGCCGGAAGTTACTGA
- a CDS encoding hydrolytic protein codes for MTPSAASSGPGAPGLDIPAVTVTPGDIATTSLTVRNDSDIVEAYDLKVVGDCAAWTTVEPERVSLYPGTSETVTLRLAPPRSPEIRAGEMPLGVRVLPNEHPESVKVLETTVHVGEFHELKTELAPRRRRGWLRGRYLLAVRNQGNTPVQVRFAPGQAGEELGFTFAPAEPKLEPGESTEVRLRVRTAKPVWFGNPVVRPFTVDTRETGEQEETAGARWDEPVVRPPLDAEFVQIPIFPKWLLAVLAALLALLLAWFALVRPAVRSAAEEAATEAVQPRATPPGDQAGEESPGTGTNNQPGGGQKSGAATGSGGGGGSSTEGGTATGGGQQSSATIDLKTGTGQTKTGTYKVPEKSIFGVTDIVVANFQGDEGVMTITFGDRKITTIALETFRNQDYHWVTPIKISENDTVTINVTCTKPGTPATGRQAQECNEVLNVSGALSRTTE; via the coding sequence GTGACGCCTTCCGCAGCCTCCTCCGGGCCCGGTGCGCCCGGCCTCGACATCCCGGCCGTGACCGTGACGCCGGGTGACATCGCCACCACCAGCCTGACCGTGCGCAACGACAGCGACATCGTCGAGGCGTACGACCTGAAGGTCGTCGGCGACTGCGCCGCCTGGACCACCGTGGAACCCGAGCGCGTCTCCCTCTACCCCGGCACCTCCGAGACGGTGACGCTCCGTCTGGCGCCGCCGCGCTCCCCGGAGATCCGGGCCGGCGAGATGCCCCTCGGCGTACGGGTCCTGCCGAACGAACACCCCGAGTCGGTCAAGGTCCTCGAAACCACCGTGCACGTCGGGGAGTTCCACGAGCTGAAGACCGAGCTCGCCCCGCGCCGCCGGCGTGGTTGGCTGCGCGGTCGCTATCTGCTGGCCGTGCGCAACCAGGGCAACACCCCGGTGCAGGTACGCTTCGCCCCCGGCCAGGCCGGCGAGGAACTGGGGTTCACCTTCGCCCCGGCGGAGCCGAAGCTGGAACCCGGGGAGTCGACGGAGGTCCGGCTGCGGGTCCGTACCGCCAAGCCGGTGTGGTTCGGCAACCCCGTGGTCCGGCCGTTCACCGTGGACACCCGCGAGACCGGCGAGCAGGAGGAGACGGCGGGGGCCCGCTGGGACGAGCCCGTCGTCCGGCCGCCGCTGGACGCGGAGTTCGTCCAGATACCGATCTTCCCGAAGTGGCTGCTCGCAGTGCTCGCCGCACTGCTCGCGCTGTTGCTCGCCTGGTTCGCGCTGGTCCGTCCCGCGGTGCGCAGCGCCGCCGAGGAGGCGGCCACCGAGGCGGTACAGCCGCGTGCCACCCCGCCCGGCGACCAGGCGGGCGAAGAGTCCCCCGGCACCGGCACGAACAACCAGCCCGGCGGCGGCCAGAAGTCGGGGGCGGCGACCGGATCGGGCGGGGGCGGGGGCTCCTCGACCGAGGGCGGCACCGCGACCGGCGGCGGTCAGCAGAGCTCGGCGACCATCGACCTGAAGACGGGCACCGGGCAGACCAAGACCGGCACCTACAAGGTCCCGGAGAAAAGCATCTTCGGGGTCACGGACATCGTCGTCGCCAACTTCCAGGGCGACGAAGGGGTGATGACGATCACCTTCGGCGACCGCAAGATCACCACGATCGCGCTGGAGACGTTCCGCAACCAGGACTACCACTGGGTCACCCCCATCAAGATATCCGAGAACGACACGGTGACCATCAACGTGACCTGTACGAAGCCCGGTACACCGGCCACGGGCCGGCAGGCGCAGGAATGCAACGAAGTCCTCAATGTGAGCGGAGCGCTCAGCCGCACCACCGAGTGA
- a CDS encoding DUF4255 domain-containing protein: MIHEVDEGLRRLLAESGLEASGVEVVFDAPTRDWAARRSAPTVCVFLYDIREDAVRRGTGAGEVYDEDGHLVARRSPPRWFQLTYLVTAWASRPQDEHRLLSQVLGALVAHDTLPAGLLTGSLAELGLTVGLETAGTGMDAPAAADVWSALGGELKASLGVRVRAPLAGVTRAAAPPVTEGLVVRSAAAREGEETSPGRRLRYTEATDPGRDGFTGPRERPPAPARRRRRGDRQA, translated from the coding sequence GTGATCCACGAGGTCGACGAGGGCCTGCGGCGGCTGCTCGCCGAGAGCGGTCTGGAGGCATCGGGCGTCGAGGTGGTCTTCGACGCCCCCACCCGGGACTGGGCGGCCCGCCGCAGCGCCCCGACGGTCTGCGTCTTCCTGTACGACATCCGCGAGGACGCCGTACGACGCGGTACCGGTGCCGGGGAGGTGTACGACGAGGACGGACACCTCGTCGCCCGGCGCTCCCCGCCGCGCTGGTTCCAGCTGACCTATCTGGTCACGGCCTGGGCGAGTCGCCCGCAGGACGAGCACCGGCTGCTGTCCCAGGTGCTCGGCGCGCTGGTCGCGCACGACACGCTGCCCGCCGGGCTGCTCACCGGCTCGCTCGCCGAACTCGGCCTGACCGTGGGCCTGGAGACCGCCGGGACGGGCATGGACGCGCCGGCCGCCGCGGACGTCTGGTCGGCGCTAGGCGGAGAGCTGAAGGCGTCGCTCGGGGTACGGGTGCGGGCACCGCTCGCCGGTGTGACCAGGGCCGCCGCGCCGCCCGTCACCGAAGGCCTCGTCGTGCGCTCCGCCGCCGCCCGCGAGGGTGAGGAGACGAGCCCGGGCCGCCGGCTGCGCTACACGGAGGCCACCGATCCCGGCCGTGACGGCTTCACCGGGCCCCGTGAACGGCCGCCGGCCCCGGCGCGCAGGCGGCGCAGGGGGGATCGGCAGGCGTGA
- a CDS encoding STAS domain-containing protein codes for MRNDDRTGCEGQYAPAVGGHLYSGPDGTSVYRQATRHDGTAHLQATGEFDMDSADCLRRALADARNDGATLIRLDLTSVAFGDSSFLHVLVRAHRSPGTLILTGPLPHHLRHLFVLTDTTHLFHFEP; via the coding sequence ATGAGAAACGACGACCGCACCGGCTGCGAAGGGCAGTACGCGCCCGCTGTCGGCGGTCACCTCTACAGCGGGCCCGACGGAACCAGCGTGTACCGGCAGGCGACCCGGCACGACGGCACCGCACACCTCCAGGCCACCGGAGAGTTCGACATGGACAGCGCCGACTGCCTGCGACGGGCTCTGGCCGACGCCCGCAACGACGGCGCCACCCTCATCCGCCTCGACCTGACCTCCGTCGCCTTCGGCGACTCTTCCTTCCTCCACGTCCTCGTCCGCGCCCACAGAAGCCCCGGCACACTCATCCTGACCGGACCCCTGCCCCATCACCTCCGCCACCTCTTCGTCCTCACCGACACCACCCACCTGTTCCACTTCGAGCCCTGA
- a CDS encoding DUF11 domain-containing protein: METAGPGGRYRPGRLGTSLLLLIPLLGVTAATGPGSAEPAAAADAAETRVAYAGTGHRSLGEVASTTSSTPLFGDGPVHYDTQPSALGDQMVFAGRRDEKDPQVYLRAADGSVRRLTSGMDAAHPQLTPDGRSVVFDAAESAGPGAGTQRDLWLVRTDGTGLTRLTDTSANEEDPTVSPDGQRLAYADDSDPLVGRQIYVRAIGGGTATRVTDPADGTASEPAWNPVDDDVNRDWIAYTATTTVDGQPVTRLRITNGTADEPLFGGAQATWRAHGAAWLPDGDGVLFLSPEITCQCEGDWDHAFRSTAHSDQVPSLVLNEDRDVLSPTWLGSMDGGRAVVERTSAANSHVVTLQDARMDGSDPRDLGPTILNEDPAADTNTDPAKDPLFQPAAGHDPWTERQNYTPDGRRIVLTRFEDGADGRIERIWTADADGSNAAPLPLAGRGANDWDTDPTFSPDGKQLAFTRTSPGGVGDAAGASRILIADVATGAITGEVVPPAGQLQGQDAQPTWSSDGTTLAFTRNREINGGGGNKHVWTVPVNDLTRQRDLSAADCPGDCAVIDDSPAFSPDGRSIAFNRKNGAGRIDEENGILLASVSGGDCQVLLPTAARGQSGACGRELPDTTTTGPHQPRDAAWTADGKSLVFSSRAEAPVNSPEKLSLLDVDSGDITPLTAGLAGRQKEPTVQQSVDLAVHVPGTTPEVTVGDSTTVRVDVVNNGPAASPGTRLTVAPPTGVQVTGISRPGGTCDASSLQCDLGVVEPGTTVPVDVTLTGVTPGDAPVDWSVTGTVLDPQPNDNAGRTVVPVREATPPTPTPTPTPTPTPTPTPTPTPTPTTPPTPTPTPTTPPTVPPEPEEPKAGPGVRVTAQPNPGYVGGRVVVTYTVRNGRNALATGLRLKIGLPSGLPHSGPPEGCDQNWVCALPDLTPGASTVVRVVLSPKKAMTGQVAGVLTTTGTDANKNDNTAEERLRILQPRIVAVPDIGKPGFVTSVRGKDFPPGVPVKFTWNPGITAAAAPTIPKADGTFIGQLLILAKDRTGPRTITAGGPGFSPVKTDFLVVNGSVQPPDEVTRR; the protein is encoded by the coding sequence ATGGAAACCGCTGGCCCCGGCGGGCGGTACCGCCCGGGGAGACTCGGCACCTCGCTCCTGCTGCTGATCCCCCTGCTCGGGGTGACGGCGGCGACCGGGCCGGGCAGCGCCGAGCCCGCGGCGGCTGCCGACGCCGCGGAAACCCGGGTCGCGTACGCGGGCACCGGCCACCGCAGCCTCGGTGAGGTCGCCTCCACCACCTCCAGCACCCCGCTGTTCGGTGACGGCCCGGTCCACTACGACACGCAGCCGTCCGCCCTCGGCGACCAGATGGTCTTCGCCGGCCGCCGCGACGAGAAGGACCCGCAGGTCTATCTGCGGGCCGCCGACGGTTCGGTACGACGGCTCACCAGCGGCATGGACGCGGCGCACCCCCAACTGACCCCCGACGGCCGGTCGGTGGTGTTCGACGCGGCCGAGTCCGCAGGACCGGGCGCCGGGACCCAGCGCGACCTGTGGCTGGTACGCACCGACGGCACCGGCCTGACCCGGCTGACCGACACGTCCGCGAACGAGGAGGACCCGACGGTCTCCCCCGACGGGCAGCGCCTCGCGTACGCCGACGACAGCGACCCGCTGGTCGGCCGACAGATCTACGTACGGGCGATCGGCGGCGGCACGGCCACCCGGGTCACCGACCCCGCCGACGGCACGGCTTCGGAGCCGGCCTGGAACCCGGTCGACGACGACGTCAACCGCGACTGGATCGCGTACACCGCCACCACGACCGTCGACGGGCAGCCCGTGACCCGGCTGCGGATCACCAACGGGACCGCCGACGAGCCGCTGTTCGGGGGCGCGCAGGCAACCTGGCGGGCCCACGGGGCAGCGTGGCTGCCCGACGGGGACGGTGTGCTGTTCCTCAGCCCCGAGATCACCTGTCAGTGCGAGGGCGACTGGGACCACGCGTTCCGCTCGACCGCCCACTCCGACCAGGTCCCCTCGCTGGTGCTCAACGAGGACCGGGACGTCCTGTCGCCCACCTGGCTCGGCTCCATGGACGGCGGCAGGGCGGTGGTGGAGCGCACCTCGGCAGCCAACTCGCACGTGGTGACGCTCCAGGACGCCCGGATGGACGGCTCCGACCCACGCGATCTGGGGCCGACGATCCTCAACGAGGATCCCGCGGCCGACACCAACACCGACCCCGCCAAGGACCCGCTGTTCCAGCCCGCGGCCGGCCACGACCCGTGGACCGAGCGGCAGAACTACACGCCCGACGGCCGCCGGATCGTCCTCACCCGCTTCGAGGACGGCGCCGACGGCCGGATCGAGCGGATCTGGACGGCCGACGCCGACGGCTCCAACGCGGCACCGCTGCCGCTCGCGGGACGCGGCGCGAACGACTGGGACACCGACCCGACGTTCTCCCCGGACGGCAAGCAGCTCGCCTTCACCCGGACTTCGCCGGGCGGCGTCGGCGATGCGGCCGGAGCCAGCCGCATCCTCATCGCGGACGTCGCCACCGGCGCGATCACCGGCGAGGTCGTGCCGCCGGCCGGACAGCTCCAGGGCCAGGACGCCCAGCCCACCTGGTCCTCCGACGGCACCACCCTGGCCTTCACCCGGAACAGGGAGATCAACGGGGGCGGCGGCAACAAGCACGTGTGGACCGTGCCCGTGAACGACCTGACCCGGCAGCGCGACCTGAGCGCCGCCGACTGCCCGGGCGACTGCGCGGTCATCGACGACAGCCCGGCGTTCTCCCCGGACGGGCGCAGCATCGCCTTCAACCGCAAGAACGGCGCCGGCCGGATCGACGAGGAGAACGGCATCCTCCTGGCGTCCGTGTCCGGCGGCGACTGTCAGGTGCTGCTGCCCACCGCCGCCCGCGGCCAGTCCGGCGCCTGCGGCCGGGAGCTGCCGGACACCACGACCACCGGGCCGCACCAGCCGCGCGACGCCGCCTGGACCGCCGACGGCAAGAGCCTGGTATTCAGCTCCCGCGCCGAGGCCCCGGTCAACAGCCCCGAGAAGCTGAGCCTCCTGGACGTCGACTCCGGCGACATCACCCCGCTCACCGCCGGACTCGCGGGCCGCCAGAAGGAACCCACCGTCCAGCAGTCCGTGGACCTCGCCGTCCACGTGCCCGGCACCACGCCGGAGGTCACCGTCGGCGACTCCACCACGGTCCGTGTCGACGTGGTCAACAACGGCCCCGCCGCCTCGCCCGGCACCCGACTGACCGTCGCGCCGCCGACCGGCGTGCAGGTCACCGGGATCAGCCGGCCCGGCGGCACCTGCGACGCCTCCTCGCTCCAGTGCGACCTGGGCGTGGTGGAACCCGGCACCACCGTGCCGGTGGACGTCACGCTCACCGGAGTCACCCCCGGCGACGCCCCGGTCGACTGGTCGGTCACCGGTACGGTCCTGGACCCGCAGCCCAACGACAACGCGGGCCGGACCGTGGTCCCGGTGCGCGAGGCGACACCGCCCACCCCGACCCCGACCCCGACTCCCACGCCCACCCCGACTCCGACTCCCACGCCCACTCCGACTCCCACCACGCCGCCCACGCCCACCCCGACCCCCACCACGCCGCCCACGGTGCCCCCGGAGCCCGAGGAGCCGAAGGCCGGGCCCGGGGTGCGGGTCACGGCCCAGCCGAACCCCGGCTATGTCGGCGGGCGCGTCGTGGTGACGTACACCGTCCGCAACGGCCGCAACGCGCTGGCCACCGGACTGCGGCTGAAGATCGGCCTGCCCTCGGGGCTGCCCCACAGCGGGCCGCCGGAGGGCTGCGACCAGAACTGGGTGTGCGCGCTGCCCGACCTCACGCCGGGCGCGAGCACCGTCGTACGGGTCGTGCTCAGCCCGAAGAAGGCGATGACCGGCCAGGTCGCCGGCGTGCTCACCACCACTGGCACGGACGCGAACAAGAACGACAACACGGCCGAGGAGCGGCTGCGCATCCTCCAGCCGCGCATCGTCGCGGTGCCGGACATCGGCAAGCCCGGCTTCGTCACCTCCGTGCGCGGCAAGGACTTCCCGCCGGGAGTGCCGGTGAAGTTCACGTGGAACCCGGGGATCACCGCGGCGGCGGCGCCCACGATCCCGAAGGCCGACGGGACGTTCATCGGCCAGCTGCTCATCCTCGCCAAGGACCGGACCGGGCCGCGCACCATCACCGCCGGCGGACCCGGATTCTCCCCGGTGAAGACCGACTTCCTGGTCGTCAACGGCAGTGTGCAGCCGCCGGACGAGGTGACCCGCCGGTGA
- a CDS encoding AAA family ATPase, with the protein MTYTVEPAVGGGVGAGGDTGVDPLWERLGAVEARVREAVAVRRSADPDPDDPYRGQYLTPEAAARILDEPGGLDMPAQGLWQPPAGSVLDGLVRRFGLSPLDLDLLLVAMAPDLDARFERLYGYLNDDLTRRRPTVGLALELCGLGGASPARFRLAPGAPLIAHGLVEVTEPERPPLSRVLAVPDRVTAHLLGGTRPDARLTGVLGEAREDPTAEAADVHRAAAAAGTGVGLVHLRSRGGDAEGLATAALHAAGLGPLVLDAVALARRSADVPALARVIALEARLTGAGVVLGPLTALPGEPAERARTLSSLCAELRGIPLFTHGTTGWDPAWAADTPVVLNVEAPSPERQAARWRHALDRAAGDAVTGDVEALARAVAAHRLDSGQLRRAADAAVRTATIEGRQVGPGDLRTAVRAQNGAGLDRLARRVEPGVGWDDLVLPPTTHRRLRELALRARHREQVLGQWGMRPGGGRGRGVIALFAGESGTGKTMSAEVVAADLGMDLYVVDLSTVVDKYIGETEKNLERIFTEASAVNAVLLFDEADAIFGKRSEVKDAHDRHANIESAYLLQRMESFDGIAVLTTNLRANLDEAFTRRLDVVADFPVPDAGQRLALWDRCLGDRLPRGDDLDLAFCADRFELAGGSIRACAVTSAYLAAESGEPLTMRQTVTAIAQEYRKLGRLVLESEFGPYLAQAAGA; encoded by the coding sequence GTGACGTACACAGTGGAACCCGCGGTCGGGGGCGGTGTCGGCGCGGGAGGGGACACCGGTGTGGATCCCCTGTGGGAGCGGCTCGGTGCCGTCGAGGCGCGGGTACGGGAGGCCGTGGCGGTACGACGGTCCGCGGACCCCGATCCCGACGATCCCTACCGGGGCCAGTACCTCACCCCGGAAGCGGCGGCGCGGATCCTGGACGAGCCGGGTGGGCTGGACATGCCCGCCCAGGGACTCTGGCAGCCGCCGGCGGGGTCGGTGCTCGACGGACTCGTCCGGCGGTTCGGGCTGTCCCCGCTCGACCTGGACCTGCTGCTGGTCGCGATGGCACCCGATCTGGACGCGCGGTTCGAGCGGCTCTACGGCTACCTCAACGACGACCTGACACGCCGTCGGCCCACGGTCGGGCTCGCGCTGGAGCTGTGCGGACTCGGCGGCGCCTCGCCCGCCCGGTTCCGCCTCGCCCCCGGAGCGCCGCTGATCGCACACGGTCTGGTGGAGGTCACCGAACCGGAGCGGCCGCCGCTGTCCCGTGTCCTGGCCGTCCCCGACCGGGTCACCGCGCACCTCCTGGGCGGCACACGACCCGACGCCCGGCTCACCGGTGTGCTCGGCGAGGCCCGGGAGGACCCGACCGCCGAGGCCGCGGACGTCCACCGCGCGGCGGCCGCGGCCGGCACCGGCGTCGGTCTCGTCCATCTGCGCAGCCGGGGCGGCGACGCCGAGGGGCTGGCCACCGCCGCCCTGCACGCGGCCGGACTCGGCCCGCTCGTCCTGGACGCGGTGGCGCTCGCCCGGCGCTCGGCCGACGTGCCGGCACTCGCCCGGGTGATCGCCCTCGAAGCCCGGCTGACCGGCGCCGGTGTGGTCCTCGGCCCGCTGACCGCGTTGCCCGGAGAACCCGCCGAACGAGCCCGAACGCTCTCGTCGCTGTGCGCCGAACTACGCGGCATCCCCCTGTTCACCCACGGCACGACCGGCTGGGATCCGGCATGGGCGGCCGACACCCCCGTCGTGCTGAACGTCGAGGCACCCTCCCCGGAACGACAGGCCGCACGCTGGCGCCACGCGCTGGACCGGGCCGCCGGTGACGCCGTGACCGGTGACGTCGAGGCGCTCGCCCGGGCCGTCGCCGCGCATCGCCTGGACTCCGGGCAGTTGCGCCGGGCAGCCGACGCGGCGGTGCGGACAGCCACCATCGAGGGACGGCAGGTGGGTCCCGGCGATCTGCGTACCGCCGTACGGGCGCAGAACGGCGCCGGGCTTGACCGGCTCGCCCGGCGCGTCGAGCCGGGGGTCGGCTGGGACGATCTGGTGCTGCCGCCGACCACCCACCGCCGGCTGCGTGAACTCGCGCTGCGCGCCCGCCACCGCGAGCAGGTGCTCGGGCAGTGGGGGATGCGGCCCGGCGGCGGCCGGGGCCGCGGTGTCATCGCGCTGTTCGCCGGCGAGTCGGGCACCGGCAAGACCATGTCCGCCGAGGTCGTCGCCGCGGACCTGGGCATGGACCTGTACGTGGTGGATCTGTCCACGGTCGTCGACAAGTACATCGGGGAGACCGAGAAGAACCTGGAGCGGATCTTCACCGAGGCGTCGGCGGTCAACGCGGTGCTGCTCTTCGACGAGGCCGACGCGATCTTCGGCAAGCGCTCGGAGGTGAAGGACGCCCACGACCGGCACGCCAACATCGAGTCGGCGTATCTGCTGCAGCGCATGGAGTCGTTCGACGGGATCGCGGTGCTGACCACCAACCTGCGGGCCAACCTGGACGAGGCGTTCACCCGCCGCCTCGACGTGGTCGCGGACTTCCCGGTGCCGGACGCCGGCCAGCGCCTCGCCCTGTGGGACCGGTGCCTGGGCGACCGGCTGCCCCGGGGCGACGACCTGGACCTCGCCTTCTGCGCCGACCGCTTCGAACTGGCCGGCGGCTCGATCCGCGCCTGCGCGGTCACGTCGGCCTACCTTGCGGCCGAGTCGGGGGAGCCGCTGACGATGCGGCAGACGGTGACCGCGATCGCCCAGGAGTACCGCAAGCTCGGACGCCTGGTCCTGGAGAGCGAGTTCGGGCCGTACCTGGCGCAGGCCGCCGGCGCGTGA